The following coding sequences lie in one Microcoleus sp. AS-A8 genomic window:
- a CDS encoding ATP-dependent RecD-like DNA helicase, giving the protein MLVVLVVAGTNGKTTLLKALKPTTRILLVGDSNQLPSVGAGMVLRDLILSELIPTTQLPTIYGQQYESPIIYAAEEVLSGKVPALHQFKELSSWMDVADCVGDRMIQLVNRYDMTPAVMNGESGWVVAVEAKQKRVTVEFEGGACVDYLPSNFDQIAHAYCLTCHKSQGSEFQYVIMPLQKSNRRMLTHQLLYTTMTRAVGTFIAVGQPETLQMAVATDKPARCYTQLSQFLLTQEKDLTGAMGSLGAAGGVSQGKQGKFVTIASRLRERKLGATKGQMTSIGSLALRLYEDKFGHRPSKQLEVVEGMRFKTYHYGVEAVDLIERAIDAVLNP; this is encoded by the coding sequence ATGTTGGTGGTTTTGGTTGTCGCTGGTACGAACGGGAAGACAACCTTGCTGAAAGCTTTAAAACCGACCACCAGAATCTTACTCGTCGGCGATTCCAACCAGCTTCCCAGTGTGGGAGCTGGGATGGTGCTGCGGGACTTGATACTATCGGAGCTAATACCCACGACTCAATTGCCGACTATCTATGGGCAGCAGTACGAAAGCCCGATTATTTACGCCGCCGAAGAAGTACTTTCTGGGAAGGTGCCAGCACTGCATCAGTTTAAGGAGCTTTCATCTTGGATGGATGTCGCCGACTGTGTTGGCGATCGCATGATTCAGTTAGTGAATAGATACGATATGACTCCAGCGGTGATGAATGGAGAGAGTGGTTGGGTAGTCGCCGTGGAGGCAAAGCAGAAGCGAGTGACAGTGGAATTTGAAGGCGGTGCGTGCGTTGACTACTTACCTAGTAACTTCGATCAGATTGCCCATGCCTACTGTCTGACCTGCCACAAATCTCAAGGCAGTGAATTTCAATATGTCATCATGCCTCTACAGAAGTCCAACCGCAGGATGCTCACCCATCAGTTACTTTACACCACTATGACGCGGGCGGTTGGAACGTTTATTGCGGTGGGACAACCCGAAACGCTTCAAATGGCGGTGGCGACAGATAAACCCGCTCGCTGCTACACGCAGTTGAGCCAGTTCCTGCTTACACAAGAAAAAGATTTGACGGGTGCGATGGGGAGCTTGGGTGCAGCAGGTGGAGTGAGCCAAGGGAAACAGGGAAAGTTTGTTACCATTGCCAGCCGATTGCGTGAGCGAAAACTTGGGGCGACAAAAGGGCAGATGACTTCTATCGGCAGTCTGGCTTTGCGGCTCTATGAAGATAAGTTTGGACATCGCCCGTCGAAACAACTCGAAGTTGTGGAGGGAATGCGATTTAAGACTTACCACTATGGAGTTGAGGCGGTGGACTTAATCGAGCGGGCGATTGATGCCGTTTTGAATCCATAA
- a CDS encoding CHAT domain-containing protein, which yields MQTTHVIKSSNICLQGSRTKLTRKRSITYGIISTLGRHKYSTQVDFSFRAEQSVTDISSSARIEQPVSRVGAIGQKTISFNLQPTLLIKTVFNAASMCVAFSEGESCLFMDTEHQQDYLKLINAVLKATEDSKDNPQVVYALLQAHLDLLDDNFAVVLRNWATATLLEMELEQAKHTAINIGNFSVLISDFPLGEWASNLEIAITGYEVVRTVFTRQAFPQEWATTQINLGAAYRNRIRGEKAENLERAIYCQLTALEVYTRQTLPQEWATTKISLGNAYSERIRAERAENLEEAIRCYLAALEVSNREVMAELWVYAKIGFGTAYLYRIRGERAENLETAIQCYLDALEVCTREAFPQRWAAIQINLGLAYNERVWGERAENLEKAIGCHSSALEEYTREAYPELWARTQLNLGYAYFYRILGESAENLEIAICCFSDALKEYTRQAFSERWADTKHNLGLAYTYRIRGEMAQNLEAAIGCFLDALEIRTRDAFPEKWAETQINLSLAYRYRLWQERAENLEKAIHCLLEGLEVNTYNAFPRKWAISQINLGSTYCGRIRGDKAENLETAIHCYLAALEVITPNTFPQQWAETQKNLGNAYRERIQGDKAENLQTAIHCYLAALEVSTREAFPKNHAVAQFNLGLAYQSAQQLPNAYSAFRSAIETVEFLRGEILSGSGIEEDKQKLAEQWNELYQGIVEVCLELDNLTEAIEYIERSRTRNLVELLASRNLYPKGEIPQPVLKQLNRLRREIAAQQRQIEPSGRISDQQRIRGDEQNRPIAAIPDHSRLNALREQLDNLIMQQIQPIDSTFSLTQRIEPISYQQIRNLLPDDQTALIEWYITGNTFITAIITRDATSPRIWQSTSDDLQALLNWLDQYLTDYSRQKDQWREGLESRLKELADILHVDQIFSYPQLENCERLILIPHRFLHLLPLHALPLANRESGRENGEEESSCVPLPCLLDRFSRGVSYAPSCQLLQLTQNQKRPNFTYLFAIQNPTGDLDYTDIEVATIRQRFYPCDRVLVQDAAKKASLGSHRLEDANLAHFSCHAYFNFEDPLRSALLLADCQITPAPADANPPRYLPLKDGSVLDLQGCLTLGEIFALELSQCRLVTLSACETGLTDFRNVSDEYISLPAGFLYAGSPSVVASLWAVNDLSTALLMIKFYENLFDDTPVAVALNSAQLWLRDSSQTELLKWTQQLNLNKHFQQRIQQELDWFEGDEQPFSNPGYWAAFCAVGE from the coding sequence ATGCAGACAACCCACGTTATTAAGTCAAGTAACATCTGTCTTCAAGGGTCAAGGACAAAGCTTACCCGCAAGCGATCGATAACCTATGGCATCATTAGTACTCTAGGTCGCCACAAATACTCGACGCAGGTTGATTTCTCCTTCAGGGCTGAGCAGTCAGTGACGGACATCAGCAGCAGTGCCAGAATAGAGCAACCAGTTAGCAGGGTTGGCGCGATCGGGCAAAAGACAATTAGCTTTAATCTTCAGCCTACATTACTAATCAAGACTGTGTTCAATGCTGCAAGTATGTGCGTAGCGTTCTCTGAAGGAGAAAGTTGTCTGTTTATGGATACAGAACACCAACAGGACTATTTGAAGCTGATTAATGCAGTTTTGAAAGCAACAGAAGACAGTAAAGACAATCCCCAAGTTGTGTATGCTCTGCTACAAGCTCACCTAGATCTACTAGATGATAACTTTGCTGTAGTTTTACGAAACTGGGCAACGGCAACTCTACTGGAAATGGAGCTAGAGCAAGCAAAACACACAGCAATAAACATTGGTAATTTCAGTGTCCTGATTTCAGATTTCCCGCTAGGTGAATGGGCTAGCAATCTAGAAATTGCCATTACAGGTTATGAAGTTGTTAGAACAGTCTTTACTCGCCAAGCTTTCCCTCAAGAATGGGCTACCACTCAAATCAATCTAGGCGCTGCATACCGTAACCGCATCCGGGGAGAAAAAGCAGAGAATTTGGAAAGAGCTATCTACTGCCAATTAACAGCCTTGGAAGTATACACTCGTCAGACCTTACCGCAAGAATGGGCTACTACAAAAATTTCTCTAGGCAATGCTTACTCTGAACGCATTAGGGCAGAAAGAGCAGAGAATTTGGAAGAAGCTATCCGCTGTTACTTAGCTGCTTTAGAAGTAAGCAACCGTGAAGTTATGGCAGAACTATGGGTATATGCCAAAATTGGTTTCGGTACTGCCTATCTTTATCGAATTCGAGGAGAGAGGGCAGAGAATTTGGAAACAGCTATCCAGTGTTATTTAGATGCCTTAGAGGTATGTACTCGTGAAGCTTTTCCTCAAAGATGGGCTGCTATCCAGATCAATCTGGGTCTTGCCTATAACGAACGTGTTTGGGGGGAGAGAGCAGAGAATTTGGAAAAAGCCATTGGCTGTCATTCATCTGCTTTAGAGGAATATACCCGCGAGGCTTACCCCGAACTATGGGCACGAACCCAACTCAATCTGGGTTATGCCTACTTCTACCGCATTCTAGGGGAGAGTGCAGAGAATTTAGAAATAGCAATCTGTTGCTTCTCAGATGCATTGAAGGAATATACACGCCAAGCCTTCTCGGAACGGTGGGCAGATACTAAACACAATCTAGGTCTTGCTTACACTTACCGCATTCGAGGGGAAATGGCACAGAATTTGGAAGCTGCAATCGGTTGTTTTTTAGATGCATTAGAGATACGAACTCGCGACGCTTTTCCTGAAAAATGGGCAGAAACCCAAATAAACTTGAGTCTCGCCTACCGTTACCGCCTCTGGCAAGAGAGGGCAGAAAATTTGGAAAAGGCAATCCACTGTTTATTAGAAGGATTGGAGGTTAATACCTACAACGCCTTTCCCCGAAAATGGGCTATTAGCCAAATCAATTTGGGTTCTACTTACTGCGGACGAATTAGAGGTGATAAGGCAGAGAATCTGGAAACAGCAATCCACTGCTACTTAGCTGCCTTAGAAGTAATTACCCCTAACACCTTTCCCCAACAATGGGCTGAAACACAGAAGAATCTCGGTAATGCCTACCGTGAGCGGATTCAAGGTGATAAGGCAGAGAATTTGCAAACAGCAATCCACTGTTACTTAGCTGCCTTAGAAGTAAGTACCCGTGAAGCTTTTCCTAAAAATCATGCAGTAGCTCAATTCAATCTTGGTCTTGCCTATCAATCGGCTCAACAGTTGCCCAATGCCTACAGTGCCTTTAGATCCGCTATTGAAACCGTAGAATTCTTACGAGGAGAAATCTTATCGGGTTCTGGAATAGAAGAGGACAAACAAAAACTCGCTGAACAATGGAATGAACTCTATCAAGGCATTGTCGAAGTTTGCCTAGAACTGGATAACCTCACTGAAGCAATAGAATACATCGAACGTAGCAGAACCCGTAACCTTGTCGAACTCCTTGCTAGTCGTAACCTCTACCCCAAAGGCGAGATTCCCCAACCTGTCCTTAAGCAACTAAATCGCCTGCGCCGAGAAATAGCTGCTCAACAGCGACAGATTGAGCCGAGTGGCAGAATATCAGACCAGCAGAGGATTAGGGGAGATGAACAGAATCGCCCCATAGCTGCAATCCCAGACCACAGCCGCTTAAACGCCCTCCGCGAACAACTGGATAACCTGATAATGCAGCAAATTCAGCCCATTGACTCCACGTTTTCGCTCACCCAACGAATCGAACCTATCAGCTATCAGCAGATCCGGAACTTGTTACCCGACGATCAAACTGCCCTAATCGAGTGGTACATCACAGGCAATACCTTCATCACTGCCATCATCACCCGCGACGCAACTTCTCCCCGCATCTGGCAATCCACCTCAGATGACTTACAAGCCTTGCTTAATTGGCTCGATCAATATCTTACCGACTACTCCCGACAAAAAGACCAATGGCGCGAGGGCTTGGAGAGCCGCCTCAAAGAACTTGCCGATATTCTCCATGTAGATCAAATCTTCTCCTATCCCCAACTGGAGAACTGCGAGCGCCTGATTCTCATTCCCCATCGCTTTCTGCACCTGTTACCCCTTCATGCCTTACCTTTAGCAAATCGGGAATCGGGAAGGGAAAATGGGGAGGAAGAATCTTCCTGTGTTCCCCTGCCTTGCCTCCTCGACAGATTCTCTCGCGGAGTCAGCTACGCCCCCAGTTGTCAACTGCTGCAACTGACACAAAACCAAAAACGCCCCAATTTCACCTACCTATTTGCCATCCAAAACCCCACAGGCGACTTGGACTACACCGATATTGAAGTCGCAACCATCCGTCAGAGGTTTTACCCATGCGATCGCGTTTTAGTCCAAGACGCTGCCAAAAAAGCCAGCCTTGGCTCCCATCGCCTGGAAGATGCTAACCTTGCCCACTTCTCCTGTCACGCCTATTTCAATTTTGAAGACCCCCTCCGTTCGGCACTGCTGCTAGCTGATTGCCAGATTACCCCCGCACCTGCTGATGCCAACCCACCCCGGTATCTACCCTTGAAAGATGGCTCAGTCCTTGACTTACAAGGGTGTCTCACCTTGGGGGAAATCTTTGCCCTGGAGCTGTCTCAATGTCGTCTAGTCACCCTTAGTGCTTGTGAAACGGGCTTAACGGACTTTAGAAACGTTAGCGATGAATACATTAGCCTGCCTGCGGGCTTTCTCTATGCAGGCAGTCCGAGTGTGGTTGCTAGCCTTTGGGCAGTCAACGACCTGTCCACGGCGTTGTTGATGATTAAGTTCTATGAGAATCTCTTTGACGATACCCCTGTTGCCGTTGCCCTCAACTCTGCCCAACTGTGGCTGCGGGATAGTTCCCAGACAGAATTGTTGAAGTGGACACAGCAGCTAAATTTGAATAAGCATTTCCAGCAACGAATCCAACAGGAACTAGATTGGTTTGAAGGGGATGAACAACCTTTTAGTAATCCTGGGTATTGGGCGGCATTTTGTGCAGTTGGAGAGTAA
- a CDS encoding CHAT domain-containing protein, with amino-acid sequence MDTFDTYTDFLLEVLRAIHDSNGDSQKVYPLLQANLEKLDANLAQSLRGWVKRYFSKGAANQTEPVAELIVRFSDLIEQLSTGNRGNNLEIAIIGYQSALQVYTHGTFLNQSEGSSDYVRAIASRGETYRLVKRYDEALADFDRAIELDPNYAFAFASRGETYRLLGQYDKALADFDRAIDLDSYYTFALASRGWVYMALNCYNEALADFDRAIELDPNYVFALSNRGEIYRLLGHYNEALADFDKAIAVYESALEGYTLEGFAEQWAAIQIKLGNTYQKRIQGERSENIDFAIQCYEKALQVYSQEAFPEKWAETHKHLASAYVGRINGEKAENLEQTITYCEKALQVFTREAFLHQWSSIQVFLAVVYRDRIHGNQAENIEKAIACCQNALLVFTREAFPEEWAINQVLLASVYCDSIGFEQAENIEKAIACCQNALQVLTREAFPQDWATTQQTLAEAYLNRTIGVPENNRKQSIAYCQNALQIYTFETSPQKWAITQNLLGGAYIDLTRGERAENIEKSITSHQNALKVYTSEAFPQDWAGTQNLLGIAYRERIWGERCENLEKAITCYENALQVYTFESLPTAWAITQTNLGNVYGERICGERSENLEKAITCHENALRVFTCVAFPENYLEASFNLGIVYLIAKQFGKAYNVLESAIETTADLLSLEQWMYDILPKTKELTSKYPDNIQVWRAGEFIYKKILYGKRTQAKRVSAERWARLYSSMVEVCLELAPAEPQYYAKAIEYVERNKTRNLAQLLNCTLNTPQKVAPISFKEIQDLLDERTAIVEWHIAPERFQTFIVTHHRSIPVVWQSGSEESQALISWITEYFDYIGDKSHLQKQLTDRLKKLSEILHLDQILDLIPETCDQVILIPHWFLHRLPLHALPLPDGSCVIDCFPRGVRYAPSCQLLQLAQNQHRPDFSYFFAVQDPSQDLAYSNLEVETIRHYFQPANHVLVKDAATKEALNKFPYVDHLRSAHCIHFACHGSFDFVFPLQSHLKLADKPLFLREIFNLDLNQCRLVTLSACETGLSDITISDEYISLPSGFLYAGAASVVSTLWTVDDIASALLMIRFYENLQTDLTVAVALNIAQTWLRDATTAELQAWADHLKLASELSQQIEEALDWFDSDEKPFQAPYYWAAFCTIGQ; translated from the coding sequence ATGGACACTTTCGATACCTACACTGATTTCTTACTTGAGGTACTAAGGGCGATTCATGATAGCAACGGTGATTCGCAGAAAGTGTACCCACTTCTGCAAGCGAATCTGGAAAAACTAGATGCTAATTTAGCTCAATCATTGCGAGGCTGGGTAAAACGCTACTTTTCCAAAGGAGCTGCGAACCAAACAGAACCAGTTGCCGAACTAATTGTTCGTTTCAGCGATCTGATTGAACAGCTTTCGACAGGGAACAGAGGTAACAATCTGGAGATTGCAATCATTGGATATCAGAGCGCTTTGCAGGTTTATACTCATGGGACGTTCCTCAACCAAAGCGAGGGAAGTTCAGACTACGTTAGGGCTATTGCCAGCCGAGGAGAAACCTATCGTTTAGTAAAACGGTATGACGAGGCATTAGCCGACTTTGACCGAGCTATCGAGCTAGATCCTAACTACGCTTTTGCTTTTGCCAGTCGAGGGGAAACCTATCGCTTACTAGGACAATATGACAAAGCGTTAGCTGACTTCGATCGAGCTATCGATTTAGACTCCTATTACACTTTTGCTCTCGCTAGTCGAGGCTGGGTTTATATGGCACTAAATTGCTACAACGAGGCATTAGCTGACTTCGACCGAGCTATTGAGCTAGACCCTAACTACGTTTTTGCCCTCAGCAATCGAGGCGAGATTTATCGTTTACTAGGACACTATAACGAGGCATTAGCTGACTTTGATAAAGCTATTGCCGTTTATGAATCAGCCTTAGAAGGCTACACATTGGAAGGGTTCGCAGAACAGTGGGCGGCAATCCAAATCAAGCTGGGTAATACCTACCAAAAACGCATCCAAGGCGAACGGTCAGAAAATATCGATTTTGCTATCCAATGTTACGAAAAGGCTCTACAAGTCTATTCTCAAGAAGCCTTTCCAGAGAAATGGGCAGAAACTCATAAGCATTTAGCTAGTGCCTATGTAGGGCGTATCAATGGAGAGAAGGCGGAAAATCTTGAACAGACAATCACTTACTGTGAAAAGGCTTTGCAAGTTTTTACCCGTGAAGCCTTCTTACACCAATGGAGCTCGATTCAAGTTTTCCTGGCAGTTGTGTACAGAGATCGCATTCATGGTAACCAAGCAGAAAATATTGAAAAAGCAATCGCTTGTTGCCAAAATGCGTTGCTGGTTTTTACCCGCGAAGCGTTCCCCGAAGAGTGGGCTATTAACCAAGTGCTTCTGGCAAGTGTTTATTGCGATAGCATTGGTTTTGAGCAAGCAGAAAATATTGAAAAAGCAATCGCTTGCTGCCAAAATGCCTTGCAGGTTTTAACTCGTGAAGCGTTCCCCCAAGATTGGGCTACAACTCAACAGACTTTGGCTGAGGCTTATCTCAATCGTACTATTGGTGTTCCCGAAAACAACCGGAAACAATCAATTGCCTATTGTCAAAATGCCTTGCAAATTTATACATTTGAAACTTCCCCCCAAAAATGGGCAATAACCCAAAACCTCCTGGGAGGTGCTTATATCGATCTCACAAGAGGTGAGCGAGCAGAGAATATAGAAAAATCGATTACCTCTCATCAAAATGCCTTGAAAGTTTACACATCTGAAGCTTTTCCCCAAGATTGGGCAGGAACCCAAAACCTCCTTGGAATTGCCTATAGAGAGCGCATCTGGGGTGAGCGTTGTGAAAATCTTGAAAAAGCAATTACCTGCTATGAAAACGCCCTACAGGTTTACACGTTTGAATCTTTGCCAACAGCTTGGGCTATAACTCAAACCAATCTTGGGAATGTTTACGGTGAGCGCATTTGTGGTGAGCGGTCTGAGAATCTTGAAAAAGCAATTACCTGCCATGAAAATGCTTTGCGGGTTTTTACTTGTGTAGCTTTCCCCGAAAATTACTTAGAAGCTTCATTCAACCTGGGCATCGTTTACTTAATAGCAAAACAGTTTGGTAAGGCTTACAACGTCTTGGAATCTGCAATTGAAACTACAGCAGATTTGCTGAGTTTGGAGCAGTGGATGTACGATATATTACCCAAAACCAAGGAATTGACCTCAAAGTATCCTGATAATATTCAAGTTTGGAGAGCCGGGGAATTTATATATAAGAAGATTCTCTATGGCAAGCGAACTCAAGCTAAGAGGGTATCAGCGGAGAGATGGGCTAGGCTCTACTCCAGCATGGTCGAAGTTTGCCTAGAACTGGCTCCTGCTGAACCGCAATACTATGCGAAGGCTATTGAATATGTTGAGCGCAACAAGACTCGCAACTTGGCACAACTCCTTAATTGTACGTTGAACACTCCACAAAAGGTTGCTCCCATCTCCTTTAAAGAGATTCAAGACCTTTTAGATGAAAGGACTGCTATTGTAGAATGGCATATTGCGCCTGAAAGATTTCAGACGTTTATTGTTACCCACCACAGGTCTATCCCCGTAGTCTGGCAATCTGGTTCTGAAGAGTCTCAAGCCTTGATTAGCTGGATTACCGAATATTTCGACTATATCGGCGACAAGTCCCATTTGCAAAAACAACTCACAGACCGCCTCAAAAAACTCAGCGAGATTCTACATCTGGATCAGATCCTGGACTTGATACCAGAAACCTGTGATCAAGTGATTCTGATTCCCCATTGGTTCTTGCATCGGCTTCCTCTCCATGCCTTACCTTTGCCTGATGGCTCTTGCGTCATAGACTGCTTTCCCCGAGGTGTGCGCTATGCCCCTAGCTGCCAGTTGTTACAACTAGCTCAAAACCAGCACCGCCCTGACTTCAGCTACTTCTTTGCTGTTCAAGATCCCAGCCAAGACTTAGCGTACTCTAATCTTGAGGTGGAAACTATTCGTCACTACTTTCAACCAGCTAATCATGTTCTAGTCAAAGATGCCGCAACAAAAGAAGCTTTAAACAAATTTCCTTACGTAGATCACCTGCGCTCTGCTCACTGCATTCACTTCGCCTGTCACGGTTCCTTTGACTTTGTATTCCCTCTACAATCCCATCTGAAATTAGCTGATAAACCGCTTTTCTTGAGAGAAATCTTTAACCTCGACCTCAATCAATGCCGCTTAGTCACTCTCTCAGCCTGTGAAACGGGCTTATCGGATATCACTATCAGCGATGAATACATTAGCTTACCTAGCGGCTTTTTGTATGCTGGTGCTGCTAGTGTCGTTAGTACCCTCTGGACGGTGGACGACATAGCATCGGCATTACTGATGATCCGGTTCTATGAGAATCTCCAGACCGACTTAACCGTTGCCGTTGCCCTCAATATCGCCCAAACCTGGCTCCGAGATGCCACTACAGCCGAATTACAGGCATGGGCAGATCACTTAAAATTAGCATCAGAGCTATCTCAACAGATTGAGGAGGCCCTAGACTGGTTTGACTCTGACGAAAAACCCTTCCAAGCTCCATACTATTGGGCAGCCTTCTGCACCATTGGGCAGTAA